TGGTGCGGCTGCACAAGGTCACCCAGGGCCTCAAGCCCCTCGTCCTGGCCAAGCTCGAACAGCTCAACCCGGGCGGCAGTGTCAAGGACCGGATCGGGTTGACCATGATCGAAGAGGCCGAGCGCAGCGGCCTGCTCCGGCCCGGCGGCACCATCATCGAGCCGACCTCCGGCAACACGGGCCACGGTCTCGCCATGGTGGCCGCGATCAAGGGCTACAAGATGATCTTCGTCATGCCGGACAAGATGTCGGCGGAGAAGATCAGCCTCCTGAAGGCCTACGGCGCTGAGGTCGTCGTGTGCCCGACCAACGTCGAGCGCTCGTCGCCGCAGTCCTACTACTCGGTGGCGGACCGGCTCGCGCGCGAGGTCCCCGGCGCTTTCCAACCCAACCAGTACTTCAACCCGCGCAACCCCGAGGCCCACTACCGCACGACCGGGCCGGAGATCTGGCAGCAGACCGAGGGTCGCGTCGGCGTTTTCGTCGCCGGCATGGGGACGGGCGGCACGATCAGCGGCGTGGCGAAATATCTGAAGGAGCAAAAACCATCGGTCCACGTGGTCGGCGCCGACCCTGAGGGCTCCCTGTACTCCGGGCCGATCGCGCCCTACAAGGTGGAGGGCGTCGGCGAGGACTTCATGCCCGGGACGATGGACATCAAGATCGTCGACCAGATCGTCCAGGTCACCGACAAGCAGTCGTTCGTGGCGGCGCGGCGGCTGGCGCGCGAGGAAGGGATCCTGGTCGGCGGCTCGTCGGGCCTGGCGCTGCACGGCGCGCTCGAGGTGGCGCGTGAGCGAGGCCCGGACGACGTCATCGTCGTGCTCTTCCCGGACACCGGCCGCAACTACCTGAGCAAGTTCTTCAACGACGAGTGGATGCGCCAGAACGGCTACCTGGCGCGGCTGGGCGCGGTGCGCATTCGCGAAGTCCTGGCCGCACATCCGCAGGGACTGCCGGCGCTGGTGACCGTGCAGTCGGGGCGGTCCGTGGGCGAGGCCATTGACCTGATGCAGCAGTACGGCATCTCGCAGCTGCCGGTGGTCGAGGAGTCCAACGGCCAGGGCGTAGTCGGCACGCTGCAGGAGCGCACGCTGCTGGATCGCGTGTACCGTGACCCGGGCGTGGTCACGACCGCCGTTTCCGCCGCCATGGACGCACCCCTCAGCCAGGTGGGCGTCGATTCGTCGCTGGACGACGCTTTCGAACCGCTGTTGCGCGGCGAGCAGGCGGTGCTGGTCGTCGAGGCGGGGCAGCCGGTGGCCGTGATCACGCGCGCCGACCTGCTCGAGTTCGTCGCCCACCGCGGCCAGGGCTGATCTTGGGGAGCGACGGCGACGGCAAGGATGCTTGGGGGTTTGCCACGCGTGCGCTGCACATCGGCCAGGGGCCTGACCCGGCCACCGGCGCGGTCGTCCAGCCGATCCACCTGGCGACGACCTACGCGCAGCAGGGGGTAGGCCGCCACCGGGGTTTCGAGTACTCGCGCTCCGGCAACCCGACCCGGCAGGCGCTGGAGGAGTGCCTGGCCGGGCTGGAGGACGCCAAGCATTGCCTCGCCTTCTCGTCCGGGCTGGGCGCCGAGACCACGCTGCTGCTCCTGCTCAGCCCAGGCGACCACGTGGTCTACATGGAAGACGTTTACGGCGGCACCTTCCGGCTCTTCGACAAGGTGATGAAGCGCTACGGCCTCAGCTTCAGCGCCGTCGATGCCGGCGACATCGAAGCCGTCGAACGCTCGATGACGCCGGCGACGCGGTTGGTGTGGCTGGAGTCACCGAGCAATCCGCTCCTTCGCGTGGTGGACATCGATGCGGTGAGCGAGGTCGCGCACAGCCACGGTGCGATGGTTGGCGTCGACAACACCTTCGCGACGCCCTACCTGCAGCAGCCGCTGCACCTCGGCGCGGACCTGGTCGTCCACAGCTCGACCAAATACATCGGTGGGCACAGCGATGTCGTGGGCGGCGCGGTCATGACCGACAACGACGAACTGGAGGAGCGGCTGCGATTCCACCAGAACGCGGTCGGCGCCGTGCCCTCGCCGTTTGACTGCTGGCTGTTGCTGCGCGGCATCAAAACGCTGGCGCTGCGGGTCGAGCGTCAGAGCCAGAACGCGATGGAGATCGCCGGCGCCCTCGCGGCGAATAGGTCGGTCGTCCGCGTGCATTACCCGGGCTTGGAATCGCACCCTAATCGCGCGGTCGCCGCGCGTCAGATGCGGATGTTCGGCGGCATGGTGAGCTTTGAGGTCGCGGACGAGGCGACGGCATTCCGGACGCTCGAGCGGCTCAAGCTGTTCGCGCTGGCCGAGTCGCTGGGGGCGGTCGAATCGCTGGCCGAGCATCCCGCGCGCATGACGCATGCGTCGATGCCGCCCAGTGAGCGAGAGCGGGCGGGCGTGGGCGATGGGCTGATCCGGCTGTCGGTCGGCGTTGAGGACGTTGCCGACCTGATCGCGGACCTGGAGTCCGCCCTGTCCGGCCGCGCGACGTAGCGCCGTTTCCGCATACGATTTCCGCGTTGCCATCACCTGATCTGCCCAGCCGCACGCTTTACCAGGGCCGCGACCGAGCGGCCGCGCGCTCCTTTCTGCACGCCATCGGGCTGAGCGCCGAGGACATCGGCAAACCATTTGTGGGCGTCTCGAACTGCTGGCTCGAGACGATGCCGTGCAACTTCGGGCTGCGCGAGCTTGCCGTCCCGCTGAAGGTCGGCATTCGCGCCGCGGGCGCGAACCCGATGGAGTTCAACACGATCGCGATCTCGGACGGCATCACGATGGGGACGGAGGGCATGAAGACCTCGCTGGTGAGCCGGGAGGTCATCGCCGATTCGATCGAGCTCGTGGCGCGCGGGCACATGTTCGATGCCCTCTGCTGCCTGTGCGCGTGCGACAAGACGATCCCGGCATCCGCGATCGCCCTGGCGCGGCTCGACCGGCCGGGGATGGTGCTGTACGGCGGCTCGATCATGCCCGGCCGCTTTCGCGGGCGGGATGTCGCGGTCGGGGATGTTTACGAAGCGATCGGCGCCGCCGCCGCGGGCAAGATCGGCGACGCCGACCTGGCGGAGCTCGAAGCGGTGGCGTGCCCGGGCGCGGGCGCGTGCGGCGGTCAGTACACCGCGAACACGATGTCGATGGTCATGGAGGTGATCGGTCTTTCACCGGTCGGCTTCAACTCGATCCCCGCCACCGATCCCGGCAAGCACCGCGCGGCGGAGAGCATGGGCCGCTTCGCGCTGAACGCCCTCGAGCAGGACCTGCGGCCGTCGCGGATCCTCACGCGACGCGCGTTTGACAACGCGATCGCCGCGGTGGCCGCGAGCGGCGGCTCGACGAACGCGGTGCTGCACCTGCTGGCGCTGGCCCGCGAGGCGGGGGTCGACCTGGCGATCGACGACATCGACCGCATCAGCCGGCGCACCCCGTTGCTGTGCGACCTGAAGCCGGGCGGCCGCTTCGCCGCGGTCGAGCTGCATCGGGCCGGCGGCATCGCCCTGCTCACGCGGCGCCTGCTGGACGGCGGCTACGTCGACGGCGACGCGCTGACGGTCACCGGCCGGTCGCTGGGCGAGGAATGCGAGGCGGTGACGGAGACGGTCGGGCAGGAGGTGGTCGCCCCGCTGAGCCGCCCTCTGCGTGATGAGGGCGGGCTGGTCGTGCTGCGCGGGAACCTGGGGCCGGACGGGGCGGTGGTCAAAGTCACGCAGCACACGCCGAGGACGCACCGCGGCCCGGCCCGCGTGTTCAACCGGGAGGAGGACGCTTTCGCGGCGGTTTCGGCCGGCCGGATCAAGCCGGGGGACGTCGTCGTCATCCGTTACGAGGGACCGCGGGGCGGGCCCGGCATGCGGGAGATGCTGCTGGTGACGGCGGCCATCGTCGGCGAGGGCCTGGGCGAATCGGTGGCGATGGTCACCGACGGCCGGTTTTCGGGCGCGACCCGCGGCCTGATGATCGGGCATGTCGCGCCGGAGGCGGCGGTGGGCGGGCCGCTGGCCGCGTTGCAGGACGGCGATGTGATCGAAATCGACGTCGAGAGCCGCCGCCTGGCGGTGGTCGAGGTCGACATCGAAGCCCGGCTGAAGGGATGGTCGCCGCCCGAGCCGCACTACCGCAAGGGCGTGCTCGCGCGTTACGCACTGCTGGTCGGCTCGGCGTCCGAAGGGGCGATGCTCAAGCCGTAGCCCGGCCTTAACCGGCTGGATTGCGGCCGGCTTTTTCCTGTGATTCATTACCCCCAGGCGTGCCGGTTGGGGGTGGGGCCGGCGAGGGGAGGGGGTGGGCCCTCGGCCTGGTCCGTCTGAGCGGCGGGGCGGTTATCTGGCCGCCGGCAGCCAGGCCGGACGCCGGGTTTCGAACGCATCGATGTCCGGCGCGTGCCGCTCGACCAGCGCGATATTGTCCAGCCCGCGCAGCATGCAGTCCCGCGCGAACGGGTCGATGTCGAACCGGTACGCCACGCCTTCGCTGCGAACCTCCCGCGCCTCGAGGTCGACTGTGATCTCCGCCGAGGGGTCCTCCGATGCCAGGTCGATCAGGTGTCGCACCTGGCTCTCCGGCAGCGTCACGGCGAGCAAACCCGTCTTGTAGCAGTTGCCGCGAAAGATGTCGGCGAAGCTCGGCGCGATGATCGCCCGGTAGCCGGCGTCCCGGATCGCCCACGGCGCGTGCTCGCGCGACGACCCGCAGCCGAAGTTGGCGCCGGTCACCAGGATCGACGCTCCCGCATGCTCCGGGCGGTCCAGCACGAAATCACCGGCCGCCCGCCAGTCGTAAAACAGGAACGGACCGTAACCCGTCCGCTCGATCCGCTTCAGAAATTGCTTGGGCACGATCTGGTCGGTGTCCACGTCGGCGCGGTCGAGCGGCGCCATCCGTCCACGGATCCGAACCACCGGCTCCATCGCTAGAGCAGCTCCCGCACGTCGACCAGGTGCCCGGTCACCGCCGCCGCCGCCGCCATCGGCGGGCTCATGAGGTGGGTTCGCCCACCCGTGCCCTGGCGGCCTTCGAAGTTGCGATTGCTGGTGGAGGCGCATCGCTCGCCAGGCGCCAGGATGTCCGGGTTCATGCCGAGGCACATCGAGCAGCCGGCGTTGCGCCACTCGAAGCCGGCGGCCTTGAAAATGAGGTCCAGTCCTTCGTCTTCGGCCGCTCGCTTCACCGACGCCGAGCCCGGGACGACCATCGCTCGCACCTTCGGGTGCACACGCCGCCCCTTGATCACGCGCGCCGCCGTGCGCAGGTCCTCCAGCCGCCCATTGGTGCAGGAGCCGATGAACACCCGGTCGACGGAGATGTCCGCCAGGGCCGTCCCCGGCCGGAGGTCCATGTAACGCAATGCCCGCTCATCGGTTTCCGATCTGGGCGCCGGCACCCTGCCCGTCACCGGAGCCACCTGGGCGGGGTTGGTCCCCCACGTCACGTGCGGCTCCAGCCGCGTCGCATCGACGGTGATCTCCTCGTCGAACGTCGCCTCGCCGTCTGTGGGCAGCGACCGCCACCAATCAAGGGCGGCTTCCCAGGCGGCTCCCTTCGGAGCGTGCGGGCGCCGCTCGAGATAGCTGAAGGTCGTGGCATCCGGCGCGACCATCCCCGCCTTCGCGCCCCACTCGATGCTCATGTTGCACACCGTCATGCGGCCCTCCAGGCTCAGGCCTCGAATCGTCGAGCCGCGGTATTCGACCAGGTAACCCTGACCTTCCGAGGTGCCGGTGCGGCCGATGAGGCTCAGCACCACGTCCTTGGCCGTGACCCCGATCGGCAGTTCGCCCTCCACCGTCACGGCGAGATCCCGCGGGCGCTTTTGCGGCAGGCACTGGGTGGCGAGGACCAGCTCGACCTCCGACGTGCCGATGCCGAATGCCAGCGCCCCGAACGCGCCGTGGGTGGAGGTGTGCGAGTCGCCACACACGATCAGCATCCCGGGCTGCGTCAAGCCCAGCTCGGGCCCGATGACGTGCACGATGCCCTGCCGCCGGCTGCCGATCTGGTGCAGCGGAATCCCCTCGCGCCGGCAGTTCTCGGCCAGGACCTCCATCTGCTTCCGCGACAGCTCGTCCGCGGCTCGGACCCCGCCCCGGGTCGGGACGTTGTGGTCCATGGTCGCCACGGTCAGATCGGGCCGCCGGACCTTCCGGCCGGCCAGCCGCAGGCCCTCGAACGCCTGCGGCGAGGTGACCTCGTGGACCAGGTGCAGGTCGACGTACAGGAGGTCGGGCTCGCCCGTCGCCGAGCGCACGACATGTGCGTCCCACAGCTTCTGGCCGAGGGTCTTTCCTCTCCCTCCATCGGGGGCGGGGCTGGGTTGGGGGACGGACGCTGGTGCAACCACGGGAAGCCAACTCTACCGACCCCATCAGGGCCCTGGTCGTGGCAGCCGTTCAAAAGGCGGGCCCCGGATTTTGTGTCTCAGGCACAACTGGAAGCCGGCGCCGATCGCTAACATCCATATCCACATGGTCGGCTCAGCCCGCGACTTCGTAGTCCTCCTTGGCCTCCTGGGCCTTATTGGCCTTGTCCAATCGGGGGCGCGCGCGACCTGACCCAAACCGCAAAAAAGATCGCCAAGCCCCCGACCGAAAGGCGGGGGCTTTCTTGTTTAAAGGAGCAATGACCAAATTGACCGGAGCGGACATGGTGCTGGAAGCACTGGAGCGCGAGCACGTCGAGCTGATCTTCGGCTACCCCGGCGGCGCCAACCTGCCCATCTACCAGCACCTGCCTGAGCACCCCAAGCTCAAGCACATCCTGGTCCGCCACGAACAGGGGGCGGCGCACATGGCCGACGGCTACGCCCGCGCCAGCGGCCGACCCGGCGTCGTCCTCGCCACCTCCGGGCCCGGCGCCCTGAACCTCGTCACCGGCCTCTGCACCGCCTACATGGACTCGGTGCCGATGATCGCGATCACCGGTCAGGTCAACAGCGCGCAGGTCGGGCTCGACGCCTTCCAGGAGTCCGACGTCATCGGCGCCACCAGCTCGGTCACCAAGCACAGCTACCTGGTGACCAGCATCGATCAGCTGCCTCGCGTGATCCACGAGGCGTTCCACATCGCCACCACCGGCCGCCCCGGCCCGGTGCTCATCGACATCTGCAAGGACGTGCAGCTGGCCGAGGCCGACCGGGTCACTCCGGAGCGCCTGGACATCCCCGGGTACCAGCCCAACGGCCACGTTCAGCTGGATCGCGCCCGCCAGGCCGCCGAAGCCCTGGCGAAAGCCGAGCGGCCGGTGATCCTCGCCGGGCACGGCGTTCTGCTCAGCCACGCCGAGCCGCAGCTCCGCGAGCTGGCGGAGAAGGCCGGCGCGCCGGTCGGCACCACCCTGCTCGGCATCGGCGCGTTCCCGGTCAGCCACCCGCTCTCGCTCCACATGACCGGATTCATGGGCACGGGCTGGTGCCTCAAGGCGGTGCAGAACGCAGACGTCTTGATGATGGTCGGAATGCGCGTGGACGACCGCGTCACCGCGCGCCTCGCCGATTTCGCCCCGAAGGTCAAGACCTTCATCCACGTCGACATCGACGGCTCCGAGATGGGCAAGAACGTGCGCCCGCACATCGAGCTGGTCGCGGACGCTCGCCAGGCGCTCGAGGCGGTGCTGCCGCATGTCGGGTCGCTCGAGGAAGGTCGCGGCCGGTGGCTCGCACAGATCGACGCCTGGCGTGAGGAGCACCCGCTTCGTTACACGCGCTCGAACGGACACCTCCAGCCGCAGGACGTGCTCATCGACATGTACCGGCGGTGCCGGAACGAGGCCGTGGTCGTCGCCGACGTCGGCCAGAACCAGATCTGGGCCGCGCTGTGGTGGAACTACGACCGCCCCGGGCTCTTCCTCAACTCCGGAGGCGCCGGGACGATGGGCTTTGCTCTGCCGGCCGCCATCGGCGCCAAGTTCGGCCGTCCGGAGCTGCCGGTGTGGTGCGTCGCCGGCGAAGGCGGGTTCGTCATGACCGCGCAGGAGCTTTCGGTTGCGGTCGAGCACCAGCTCGACATCAAGATCGTCCTCCTCAACAACTTGTCGCTGGGCATGGTCCGCCAGTTCCAGGACGACTTCTACGGCGGCGTGCGGTCGCAGGTCGACCTCACCCACATGCCCGAATTCGTCAAGCTGGCCGAGGCGTACGGATTGCCGGCGGTCCGGGTCGACAAGCTGTCGGACGTCGGGCCCGCGATGGACGCGGCCGAGCGCACCCAAGGACCGTTCCTGATCGACTTCCGCATCGACCCGGAGGCGAACGTCTACCCGATCGTGCCTTTGGGTAAGGGCCTCAACGACTTCTGGGAGGCGCCGGAACATGACTGACCAGGAACGAGTCCGCATCCTGTCGGTCGAGGTCCTGAATGGCTCGAACACGCTGAGCAAGGTGTCGGGGCTGATCCGCCGCCGCGGGTTTCACGTCCGCTCCATCTCCGTCGGCCCCAGCCGCGAGCCCGGGCGCTCCCGCATGACCCTGACCGTCGACTCCGGCCACGCCGGAGCCGACCAGGTGCGCAAGCAGCTCGAACGATTGGTCGAGGTGGTCGCGGTCGAAGACCTCACGGGTTATGAGGTGCACAGCCGCGAGCTGATCGTCGCCAGGGTCGCGGCATCAGAGGTTGGCGGGCTGCTGGAGCGCGGCGCCAGGGTGCTGGACGCGGGCCCTGGCGGCACGACGATCGAGTTTGCCGGCGAAGACAAGGACGTCGGCGATTTCGTCGACGAGTTGATGCGACACGGAATTCTTGACGTGGTCCGATCCGGGCCCGTCGTCATGAGGAGAACAGCATGAAGATCCACTATGACCGCGACTGCCCGCCCAGCCTGGGGGAGCCGGTGGCAGTGCTCGGTTACGGCAGCCAGGGCCGGGCCCATGCGCTGAATTTGCGCGACAGCGGCGAGGACGTCCGGGTCGGCCTGTACCCCGGCAGCAAATCATTCGAACGGGCTAAGGCAGACGGCGTACGCGCTCTCGAGGTGTCGGCGGCGGTGGCGGAGGCGTCGGTCGTGATGGTGCTGACGCCGGATGCGGGGCAGGGCAAGCTCTTCCGCGATTCGATCGCCGAGCAGCTGAAGCCGGGCTCGATGCTGATGTTTGCGCACGGGTTCTCGATCCATTTCGCCCAGATCAAGCCGGAAGCCGACATCGACGTCGCGATGATCGCGCCGAAGGGCCCCGGCCACCTCGTCCGCAGCACCTACCTGCAGGGCCAGGGCGTGCCCGCCTTGATCGCGATCCACCAGAACGCCACCGGGCGGGTCTGGGAGCGGGCGCTGGCATATGCGCGGGCGCTGGGCGCCGGGCGCGCCGGCATCCTCGAGACCAGTTTCAAGGAAGAGACCGAAACCGACCTGTTCGGTGAGCAGGCGGTGCTCTGCGGCGGCATCAGCTCGCTGGTCAAGACCGGCTTTGAGACGCTGGTCGAAGCCGGTTACCAGCCCGAGGTCGCGTACTTCGAGGTCCTGCACGAGCTGAAGCTCATCGTCGACCTGATGTACCGGGGCGGCCTGGCCTTCATGCGCTACTCCGTCTCGGACACGGCCGAGTACGGCGACTACGTCTCCGGGCCGCGCGTGATCGACTCTCACGTGCGTGAGCGAATGCGACAGGTGCTGCACGAGATCCAGGACGGCAGCTTCGCCGAGCGCTGGCTGGACGAGAACTCAAACGGACGGGAGGGCTTCCTCACCATGCGGCGAAACGACGCCGAGCACCCCATTGAGAAGGTCGGGCGCGAGCTGCGCTCGATGATGACCTGGTTGGAGCCGGTGGAGAAATGATCGAGAAGTCCCTTTCCGCGGCCCCGGACCGGGTATTCATCTTCGACACGACGCTGCGCGACGGCGAGCAGTCGCCCGGATTCCACCTCGATGCCAGCTCCAAGCTCCGGATCGCGCGGCAGCTCGAGAAGCTCGGCGTCGACGTCATCGAAGCCGGTTTCCCGTGTTCGTCGCCCGGTGACTTCGAAGCGTGCCGGCGCATCGCCCGCGAGATCCGCGGCACCACCATCACCGCGCTCGCCCGCGCGGTCAAAGAGGACATCGACGCGGTTTGGGGGGCGATCCAAGAAGCGGAGTCGCCTCAGATCCACATCGTGCTCTCAGTCTCCGACGTCCACATCGAGCGCAAGCTCGGCATGACGAGGCAGCAGGTCCTGCAGCGCGGCGCGGAGATGGTGGCGTACGCACGATCCCTCTGCGATCGCGTGCAGTATTCGCCCGAGGATGCCGGCCGGGCGGACCCCGACTATCTGATCGAGACGGTCGAAACCGTGATCGCGGCGGGCGCGAACGTCATCAACATCCCCGACACCACCGGCTACTGCCTACCGTCGGAGTTTGGCGAGATCATCCGTCGCGTCATCACCGAAGCACGCGGCAGCGAGAGCGCGCTGTTCTCGGTTCACTGTCACAACGACCTCGGCCTCGCCGTCGCCAACACGCTGGCGGCCGTCGACGCCGGCGCGCGTCGCGTCGAATGCACTGTCAACGGCATCGGCGAGCGCGCCGGCAACACCTCGCTGGAAGAGATCGTGATGCTCCTGCGCGTGCGCCAGGCCAAGCTCGGGCTCGAGTGCGGTGTGGAGACGACAGAGATCACGCGCACCTCACGGTTGGTCGCCGAGCTCACCGGGCATCCCGTGCAGCCGAACAAGGCGGTGGTCGGCGCGAACGCGTTCGCGCACGCCTCCGGCATCCACCAGGACGGCGTCCTGAAGGACCGGCTGAACTACGAAATCATGAAACCCGAAGACGTCGGCCTGTCCGACTCGCGCATCGTGCTCACCGCCCGTTCTGGGCGGCATGCGTTTCAACATCGCCTGCAACGGCTTGGCATCACGCTCGCCGAAGGCGTCACCGAGGCGGCGTGGCAGCGCTTCCTCCAGGTGGCCGACACCAAGCAGGAGGTGACCGACGAGGACCTGCGGAAAATTGTCGCGGCGACGACCAATGGGCACGAGTTAAACCCCGGCGGGCACGAAACCAACGGCCATCCACCGGTGACGGACCAGCTCCACGACCACAACCACGTCGCGGACACCCTTCGCCACCTCATCTTCGCGTGAGGATCGCCTACCAGGGGGAGCCTGGGGCATACTCGGACGAGGCCGTGGCGGCGCTCTTCCCCGACGGGGAGGCGGTCGGGTTTCCGACCTTTCGCCAGACCTTCGACGCCCTCACGCTGGGGGCGGTGGACGCTGCCGTCATGCCGGTCGAGAACAGCAGTGCCGGCGTCGTGCAGGAGGTGTCGGACCTCCTGTGGGAGCTGCCGGGTCTGCGAGTGGTGCGTGAGCACGTGCAGCCGGTGCAGCACTGTCTGCTCGGCTGGCCGGGACCGGTGGAGCGGGCGCTCTCTCATCCGCAGGCGCTGGCCCAGTGCAACCGCTACCTGCACTCAAGGCAGATCCGCTCGGTGGCGTTTCACGACACCGCCGGAGCTGCGCGAGCCGTGGCGGAGCAGCGCCAGCCGGGCACGGCCGCGATCGCCAGCCGGGCGGCCGCGGCCCGGTACGGCCTGTACGTGCTGGCGGAGGCCATCCAGGACGATGCCGAGAACCGGACCCGGTTCGTCGTCGTCGAGAAGGGGTCGCCATCGCGTCCTCGTGACGCCGGCCCCGCATCGAAATGCTCGCTGGCGTTCGTCGCCGCCCACCGGCCCGGCAGCCTGGCCCAGGCCCTCGACTGCTTCGCGCGCCGGAGCGTCAACCTGACCAGGCTGGACAGCCGGCCGATGCTCGGCCGGCCGTTCGAGTATCGCTTCTACCTGGACTTCGCCATCAATGGAGACTCGTCCGCCCCGGCCGCTGCCGAGGCGGCGCTCAACGACCTGGAAAAGGCGAGCGCGGAGATCAAGCTGTTCGGGACGTACCCGGCCGCCTGAGGTCCTCGACGGCGTCTTTTGGTTGTCGCTCGGGCTCCCGAAGGGTCTATGACTTAACGTTGGTGTTAAGTCACGGTCCTGATAAAGTCATTTTCACAGCTCACATTGACTCGGGTTAAGAGTTTTCATCTAAAGTGAATAGCAGTGGCGAAGGGGAATAAGAAGGCACCTGCCGAAGATGACGCGCGGCCGACGGCGCCACGCCGTCGCCTGCCGGGTGTCGCGCTCAAGCCGGGCACGGTCAAGCAGGCCCGCCTTGAAGCGGGCCTGAGCCTGGCGAAGGTCGGCAAAGGACACGTCACCGCGCCCGCGATCTACCTGATCGAGACCGGCCGGACACGCCCTTCGATGCCCACGCTCGAACACATCGCGCAACGCACGGGCAAGCCGGTCGAGTTTTTTCTCGCCGATCCCGCCAGCTCCGCGGACGAGAGCCGAGCCGCGCATGCGGAGCTCGAAGCCATGGTCGGGGCGGGGCGATACGCCGAAGCCGTCGTCCTCGGCAAGCGCCTGCTGAATCTGGGCCCGTCCGCCTACCGGCCCGGAAGGATTCGCTATTACCTGGCCCAGGCGTACCTGCAGCTCGCCCAGCCGGACGAGGCGGTGGCTCTGCTCGCGGAAGCGCGCGCTCACTTCATCGCCGTCAACGACGAGGTGATGCTTGCCGAGTGCCTGGGATCGGAGGCGGCGCTCGCCTCTTTCATGCAACGGCCGGATGCGCTGTCGCTGGCT
Above is a window of bacterium DNA encoding:
- the pheA gene encoding prephenate dehydratase, which translates into the protein MRIAYQGEPGAYSDEAVAALFPDGEAVGFPTFRQTFDALTLGAVDAAVMPVENSSAGVVQEVSDLLWELPGLRVVREHVQPVQHCLLGWPGPVERALSHPQALAQCNRYLHSRQIRSVAFHDTAGAARAVAEQRQPGTAAIASRAAAARYGLYVLAEAIQDDAENRTRFVVVEKGSPSRPRDAGPASKCSLAFVAAHRPGSLAQALDCFARRSVNLTRLDSRPMLGRPFEYRFYLDFAINGDSSAPAAAEAALNDLEKASAEIKLFGTYPAA
- the ilvC gene encoding ketol-acid reductoisomerase, with the protein product MKIHYDRDCPPSLGEPVAVLGYGSQGRAHALNLRDSGEDVRVGLYPGSKSFERAKADGVRALEVSAAVAEASVVMVLTPDAGQGKLFRDSIAEQLKPGSMLMFAHGFSIHFAQIKPEADIDVAMIAPKGPGHLVRSTYLQGQGVPALIAIHQNATGRVWERALAYARALGAGRAGILETSFKEETETDLFGEQAVLCGGISSLVKTGFETLVEAGYQPEVAYFEVLHELKLIVDLMYRGGLAFMRYSVSDTAEYGDYVSGPRVIDSHVRERMRQVLHEIQDGSFAERWLDENSNGREGFLTMRRNDAEHPIEKVGRELRSMMTWLEPVEK
- a CDS encoding 2-isopropylmalate synthase, which gives rise to MIEKSLSAAPDRVFIFDTTLRDGEQSPGFHLDASSKLRIARQLEKLGVDVIEAGFPCSSPGDFEACRRIAREIRGTTITALARAVKEDIDAVWGAIQEAESPQIHIVLSVSDVHIERKLGMTRQQVLQRGAEMVAYARSLCDRVQYSPEDAGRADPDYLIETVETVIAAGANVINIPDTTGYCLPSEFGEIIRRVITEARGSESALFSVHCHNDLGLAVANTLAAVDAGARRVECTVNGIGERAGNTSLEEIVMLLRVRQAKLGLECGVETTEITRTSRLVAELTGHPVQPNKAVVGANAFAHASGIHQDGVLKDRLNYEIMKPEDVGLSDSRIVLTARSGRHAFQHRLQRLGITLAEGVTEAAWQRFLQVADTKQEVTDEDLRKIVAATTNGHELNPGGHETNGHPPVTDQLHDHNHVADTLRHLIFA